The genomic region TTGGCACTACAGATCTGGCGCCGGCGTTGGATTTGGTACTGGCCCGACTAAACGCCACGCCCCAGCCCGTGGGAAGCCCGCCCCGGGCCACGGCGCTGGTATTAGTAAGCGACGGCGAAGACTTTGGGGAAAATTTAGAGCCTACAGTGCGCCAACTCACCCGCTCAAGCGTCCGGTTGTTTGCGGTGGGGGTAGGCACGCCCGAAGGAAGCCGCATTCCGCGTAAAGGGGGCTACGTGCGCGACGCCAATGGCCGCGATGCTGTGACGCGCCTGGAGCCAAAATCCCTGCGCCGCCTAGCTGAGCAAACCGGTGGACAGTATTTTGAGTTAACAGATCAACGCAATGAATTTCCGTTGCTCGTGAATGCGCTAAACCGGGTAGAAGGCCAAGCCGAGCAGGTTCGCACCGTATCGGTGGCCGACAACCGCTACCGCTACCCCTTGGCGCTGGCTTTACTGCTCTTAGGGCTCGACATCTTACTGACTGTGAAAATAATTCGTCCGTGAAAAGCTTTGGTCTGTTGCTGCTTCTGCTACTGAGCGATGTGAGTGGGCTAAGCTGGCTTACGCGTATTCATCACCGCAATGCAGCCGTACGGGAGGCCCAGACGGCCTACACTCGCCAGGATTTTGCGGCAGCAGCACGCGCCTACCAAGCGGCCGTGGTGCAGTATGGCGCTACGGAAGAATCCATTGTGCTGAACCTGGCACATGCTTGCCTGCGTGCGGGTCAGCCTGCGCTAGCCCGCGCCTACTATGGCCGCCTGCTCACTAGCCCTACGCGCACCGTGCGCAGCGTGGCCCAGCAGCAGTTGGCGTTGTTGGCCAGCCAGCGCGGCGAGTATGCCCAGGCCGTAGGGCTGCTGCGGCAGGCGCTGCTAGCCTCTCCTACGAATGCGGATGCTCGCTATAACTACGAGCTATTGCGCGACTACCTGGCACGTCGGCAACAGTCGCCGGATATACCACCGCCGGCTGTGCCTCCCACTGCGCAGGCGCCCAAAAAGCCTACTCCACCCCAAGAGCAACAACAGCAGCAGAAGCAGGCCGACACCGGGCAGCAGGGCCAGCGCAACGACCCTACCCTACCCGACGACCCACGCAACGCCCCCCAACCCCGCGCCGACCAGCAGGGTAGGCCCGATGCCCGTCAGCCTGACGCAGCGCCCGGCTCCGAGGCGCGAGGCGGCTTCCGGCCGGGTAGTGGCACCCGGCGCGAGGTAGCTACAGGCAGCACCCCAGGTAGCGTGCGTGGCCTCAGCAACGATGCCAACGGCCCCGCCGCCCGGCAGGGCTATAGTAAGCGGGCTGGAACCGACTTGGCCACCGACGAAGCCCAACTGCAAACCCAACGTGCCCGCCTGGAGCAGATGAACCTTAGCCCCGACAAAGCCCGGCAGCTCCTGAACGCGTTGGGTGCTGCCGAACAGCAATATTTGCAGCAGATTCCGCACAAAGCAGACAAAAAACCAGACTCTGACAAACCAGCGTGGTGATGGCTAGGGCATCGACGCACTAACCATCAACACCTCAGTATACTTATCCACCCCACCCACCCTTTTTATGCAAATCAAAGACGTAGTAATTGTAGCCGCTGTCCGTACCCCTATTGGCAGTTTCGGCGGTAGCCTGTCCTCCTTGTCGGCTACGGAACTAGGCGGCATTGCCCTCAAAGGTGCCCTAGAAAAAGCCGGCGTGCCCCCTGAGCAGGTACAGCAGGTGATTATGGGCAACGTGATTTCGGCCAACTTGGGCCAGGCACCTGCCCGCCAGGCCGCCCGCAACGCCGGCCTTCCCGACACGGTAGAATGCACCACCGTAAATAAAGTATGCGCTTCCGGTACCAAAGCCATTATGTTTGGTGCGCAAGCTATTATGCTGGGCCAGGCCGATGTAGTGCTGGCTGGTGGCATGGAAAGCATGAGCAACGTGCCGTATTACCTCGACAAAGCGCGTTTTGGGGCGAAGTATGGTCATGGCCAAATGATTGACGGCCTAGTGCGCGATGGCCTCTGGGACCCTTACCACGATTATGCAATGGGCAACGCGGCCGAAAACACGGCCAAGGAAATGGGCTTCACCCGCGAGCAGCAAGACGAGTTTGCCGTTGAGTCGTACACCCGCAGTGCCAAAGCAGCTCAGGAGGGCAAGAAAAAGGACGAGATTGTAGCCGTGACTATTACCAGCCGGGGCAAGACCACGGTGGTGGAAGACGACGAGGAATACCTAAAGGTAGACTTTGCCAAACTGCCTGGTCTGAAGCCTGCGTTCCTGAAAGAAGGTGGCACCGTAACGGCCGCCAATGCCTCTACCCTCAACGACGGTGCCGCCGCCGTGCTGCTCATGAGTCGCGAAAAGGCCGAAGAGCTGGGCATAACGCCTCTGGCCCGTATCCGTGGCTTTGCCGATGCTGAGCAGGCGCCCGAGTGGTTTACTACCTCTCCTTCTTTGGCTATTCCGAAAGCACTGAAACACGCTGGCGTGGATGCTTCGGAGGTTGATTTCTACGAGATTAATGAGGCATTTTCGGTGGTGTCGTTGGCGAATAACAAGCTGCTGAACCTGGAAGGCACTAAGGTGAACGTGTACGGCGGTGCCGTGAGTCTGGGACACCCACTGGGAGCCAGCGGCGCCCGCATCGTGACAACGTTGGTAAACGTGCTGCGTCAGGAAGGCGGCAAAATCGGCGTGACAGGCATTTGCAACGGCGGTGGCGGAGCGAGTAGCTTAGTCATTGAGCGATTGTAAGTGTTGATTAGAACGTCCTGTTGAGCTGGTCGAAGCATCTCTACTAATAGTACTCAATTACTCACGGTAGAGATGCTTCGACCAGCTCAGCAGGACGTTCTTGTTTTTCATCAAACCAACTTCAACAACGACGGGCGTGTGCAACGCGCCCCTACCCTATGCCCACTGGAACCATTCTGCTCATCGACGACGAAGCGGTGCTTCGCCAGGCTATTGCCCGCACCTTGGAGCTGGAAGGCTACACCGTGCGCCAGGCCCCCGATGCCCGGCGCGGCCTGGAGGAATTGCGCGCCCACGCCGAAGAGGTGCTCGTGGTGTTGTCGGATGTGAAGCTGCCCGACGGCCGGGGCCTCGACCTCCTACCCCGTTACCGGGCGTTGGCTCCCCTGGCCGAAGTGGTGCTGATGAC from Hymenobacter aerilatus harbors:
- a CDS encoding VWA domain-containing protein, giving the protein MSWAYPLSWPELTALLAFLFLYVGYAVRTWRLAAPLQQRGWRLGWKLMLRLTYFSLLLVALLGPAYGLTQQPVRTAGKDVWLLLDVSRSMDAPDVSPTRLLKARAELSELINRFQADRIGLMVFAADAFVQCPLTYDQSALQLFVNTIQTNLLPVGTTDLAPALDLVLARLNATPQPVGSPPRATALVLVSDGEDFGENLEPTVRQLTRSSVRLFAVGVGTPEGSRIPRKGGYVRDANGRDAVTRLEPKSLRRLAEQTGGQYFELTDQRNEFPLLVNALNRVEGQAEQVRTVSVADNRYRYPLALALLLLGLDILLTVKIIRP
- a CDS encoding tetratricopeptide repeat protein — encoded protein: MLLLLLSDVSGLSWLTRIHHRNAAVREAQTAYTRQDFAAAARAYQAAVVQYGATEESIVLNLAHACLRAGQPALARAYYGRLLTSPTRTVRSVAQQQLALLASQRGEYAQAVGLLRQALLASPTNADARYNYELLRDYLARRQQSPDIPPPAVPPTAQAPKKPTPPQEQQQQQKQADTGQQGQRNDPTLPDDPRNAPQPRADQQGRPDARQPDAAPGSEARGGFRPGSGTRREVATGSTPGSVRGLSNDANGPAARQGYSKRAGTDLATDEAQLQTQRARLEQMNLSPDKARQLLNALGAAEQQYLQQIPHKADKKPDSDKPAW
- a CDS encoding acetyl-CoA C-acyltransferase; this translates as MQIKDVVIVAAVRTPIGSFGGSLSSLSATELGGIALKGALEKAGVPPEQVQQVIMGNVISANLGQAPARQAARNAGLPDTVECTTVNKVCASGTKAIMFGAQAIMLGQADVVLAGGMESMSNVPYYLDKARFGAKYGHGQMIDGLVRDGLWDPYHDYAMGNAAENTAKEMGFTREQQDEFAVESYTRSAKAAQEGKKKDEIVAVTITSRGKTTVVEDDEEYLKVDFAKLPGLKPAFLKEGGTVTAANASTLNDGAAAVLLMSREKAEELGITPLARIRGFADAEQAPEWFTTSPSLAIPKALKHAGVDASEVDFYEINEAFSVVSLANNKLLNLEGTKVNVYGGAVSLGHPLGASGARIVTTLVNVLRQEGGKIGVTGICNGGGGASSLVIERL